The Maritimibacter sp. DP1N21-5 sequence GGCGCGTCTTCGCCGGGCATGCGGGCGTTCGGGTCGAGGCTCATGTCACGCCTCCCGCTTCTCGAAGTCGATGCGGGGATCGACGAAGACATACATGAGATCCGACAGGATGCCGATGAGCAGGCCCAGAAGCGAGAAGACGAAGAGCGTGCCGAAGATCACGGGGTAGTCCCGTGCGACTGCAGCCTCGAAGCCCAGACGCCCGAGACCATCGAGCGAGAAGATCGTCTCGATGATGAGCGAGCCCCCGAAAAAGACTGACACGAAAAGCGCCGGGAAGCCCGCGATCACGATGAGCATGGCGTTGCGGAAGACGTGGCCATAAAGCACGCGGCTTTCCTTGACGCCCTTGGCGCGGGCGGTGATGACGTATTGCTTCTTGATCTCGTCGAGGAAGCTGTTCTTCGTGAGCAGGGTCAGGGTCGCGAACCCGGAGATCGAACTTGCGATGACAGGAAGGGCGATGTGCCAGAAGTAATCGGCGACCTTGCCGACGAGAGAGAGGCTTTCCCAGTTGTCGGAGGTCAGACCCCTCAGAGGGAAGATCTGCCAATAGGTGCCGCCCGCGAAGAGGACGAGGAGCAGGATTGCGAAGAGAAACCCCGGAATCGCATAGGCCACGATGATCAGGCCCGAGGTCCAGGTGTCGAAGGTCGAGCCGTCGCGCACCGCCTTGCGAATGCCCAGTGGGATCGAGATCACATAGGACAGGAGCGTCGACCAGAGGCCCAGCGTGATCGAGACGGGGAGCTTTTCGGCCACCAGTTCGAAGACCCCGATCGACCGGAAGTAGCTCTGCCCGAAGTCGAGCCGCATGTAATTCCAGATCATCGTGAAAAAGCGTTCGACCGGCGGCTTGTCGAAGCCGAACTCCCGTTCGAGGTCGGCGATGAAATCGGCGGGAAGGCCGCGCGCGCCCACGTATTCCGACCCGCCCTGCGCCGATTCCCCCGAAGTGACGGAGGCACCGAAGTCGCTGCCACCGCCCGAGATTGCACCGAAGACGTCGCCTTCGCCCTCGATCCGGGCGATGATCTGTTCGATCGGGCCGCCGGGCACGAATTGTGTCAGGGTGAAGTTGATCACCATGATCCCGAACAGTGTCGGGATGATCAGCAAGAGCCTGCGAAGGATATAGGCGCCCATTGGGTTTCGGGTCTTTCTCTAGGCGGTCGCGGGCGGGTTAGCGCAACACGCCCGCGGCCACGAGCGCGTCGTGTTTCGCCTCGTCATACCACCAGAAATCCATGTAGCCCAAGGCATAGGGCGGCATATTTTCGGGGTGCTCGTATTGGTCGTAATAGGCGACGGTATAGACCGGTTTGAACCACTGCGGCACCATGAACCCGATGGAGCGCAGCACCCGGTCGAGCGCGTGGACGGCGGTTTGCAACTCGTCCAGATCCTTGGCCGCGACCACGGCGGGAATGAGCTTGTCCACCGCCTCGCTGCGCAGGCGCATGAGGTTGCGTGAACTGTCGTCGGCCGTCTTCGAGGCGAACCACTGCTCAAGGTCGATGCCCGGCTCGAAGCCCATGCTGAAGCCGTGGCTTACCATGTCGAATTCGCCCGCGCGGCGGCGTTCGACATATTGCGCGGTGTCCACCCGCTCCAGTTTCGCGTTCACGCCAAGCTGTTGAAGGTTCTCGATATAGGGGTTGATGATGCGATCAAAGCTCGGGTCGTAGGACACGATGACCAGGTCGAGCATCTGGCCGTCCTTGCGCAGCTTGCCATCCGACCCCGGCTCCCATCCGGCTTCGGCCAGAAGCGCGCCCGCCTGACGGAACATCCCACGGTCCGGGCGGTTCTGGGCGGCCGCGTTGACGGGCGGCTCGGGGGCCTCCTCGGCCAGGATCGCGGCATCCAGAAGTCCCTCGTCCACGAGCGGCTGGAGCAGCGCGACCTCAGCCTCCGATGGCGTTCCCGTCGCGGCGAGTTCGGAGCCGGGCCAGAAGCTGTTCACCCGGGAATAGAGCCCGTAAAACAGCGCCTCGTTGGACCATTCGAAGTTGAACATCATGCCGATGGCATCGCGCACGCGCTTGTCCTGCCAGGTCGGACGATCAAGGTTGAAGACGAAGCTTTGCGCCGTGCCCACGGTCCCGTCGGCAAACTCGGTCTTGATGACGTGGCCGTCCTGAAGGTTCGGGAAATTTTCGTAACCCGTGGCCCAGATGAGCGAGGAGTTCTCTTCGCGGAAGGTGAAAGCCCCAGCCTTGAAGGCTTCGAAGGCGGCCTGGCTGTCGGCGAAATACTCCACGCGGATTGTGTCGAAGTTGGACTGCCCGATCTGAAGCGGGTGATCGGCGCCCCAATAGTCGGGATTGCGCTTGTAGATGATCTGACGGTTGTAGTCGAAACTGTCGAGCACATAGGCGCCGGTGGACATGAAGGGCTGGTCGGAGCTTTCATCTAGCCGCTGGCCCGTTTCCTCGAACCAGGCCTTGGAGAAGACGGGCGTGCCGCCGGCAAAGGTGATCCTCTCGCGGATCGGCGCCTGATCGGTGAAGGTGAAGGTGATGGTGTGGGGATCCAGGACCTCTACGCCTTCGATAAAGCCTTCGACGATGGCGCGGTATTCGGTGATGCCCTGTTCGAGAAACAGGTTGAAGGAATAGAGCACGTCCTCGGCGGTCATCGGCGTGCCGTCGGAAAACGTCACATCGTCGCGCAGGTTGAAGGTCACCCACTTGAGGTCCTCGGGATACTCCATCGTCGTGCAGAGCAGGCAATAGGCGCTATAGGCGTCGTCGGCCGTGGCGGCGAGGATCGCCTCGGACCCGATGGTGTTCAACGCCGCCGGAACGCCCTTTCGGGAATACTGGTTGAAGCTGTCGAAGGTCCCCATGGAAGAGATCGAGATCTCTCCGCCTTTGGGCGCGTCGGGGTTTACATAGTCGAGATGGGGGAAATCCGGCCCGTATTTCACTTCGCCGAAGTTGGAATAGGCGTGGGTGACGGTGGTTTGGGCGTCCTGCCCCGCATCCTGCCCCCGGGCGATGATGGTTCCGGCGAGCACCACGGCGCCTGAGAGCGCGAGGGTCAGCGCCACGGAGCGCAGATCGGAGAAGATACGGGTGGCGGCCTGTGCCTGACCGCGCGGGGCCGGGTTGCGGGGGTCGTTGCGGCGCGAGGCGTGCGGCGTCATGGGCTCTCCTTGATCGCGAATTCCCTGTTTCATGCAGGCTACGGCCCGCCGCCCCCCAACTTCAAGGCGAGAATTCGTGAGGCAGGTTGCAGGGACATTACATGCTTGTCCCTTTGCCAACGGAAAAGGGCCGCTTCGGTTCCCCGAAACGGCCCTTGTCAATCACTGGTTCGCCCCGATCAGTTCTGCGTGGCGAGCCAGGCGATCAGGTTCGCGCGGTCCTCGATGTCCTTGAGACCGGAATAGGTCATCTTGGTGCCGGGGACGTCGCCGCGCGGGTTCTCGAGGAAGGCGTCGAGCGCTTCCGGGGTCCATTCACCGCCATGCGCGGCCATGGCGTCGGAGTAGCCGAAGCCGTCGACGGCGGCGACCGTGCGGCCGACCACGCCATCGAGATGCGGGCCGGTGCCGTTGGAACCGTCGACCTTGTGGCAGGCCTTGCACTTGTTGAAGACCGATTCACCGGCGGCCGCATCTGCCGAGGCGAAGACTTCTTCGAACGAGGGGCCGGCTTCTTCCTCGGCGCCACCGGCTTCGGAGGCTTCGAGGTTCGCGATCACGTAGCCCTGCGTGGCATGAGCCTCTTCACCTTCGGCGGCTTCGCCATGGCTTTCCGACGCCGTTGCATAGAGGCTGTCGGCGGCCCAGTTTCCGAAGAGGAAGATCAGCAGAGCGGCGCAGACGGCGGCGCCGGCCTTGGTGAAGGTCATTGTGTCGAACATGTCGCGATCCGTTCCTGGCTAATTCTGGCGGGTGTCTACACGCTTTAACTGGCTGAATTCAAGCGCTATGAGGCGCGACGATAGGCCCCATGGGGCGTATTTTCAGGAATGTGAGCGAAGGTGAGCGAGATGGCGGGCAAGATTGCGTTTCAGGGCGACCTCGGGGCCTATTCCCACGAAGCCTGTCTCGCGGCGCGGCCCGATCATGAGCCGTTGCCCTGCGCGACCTTCGAGGACGTCATCGCGGCGGTGAAATCGGGCGAGGCGGACCTAGCAATGCTGCCGGTCGAGAACTCGACCTATGGCCGTGTCGCTGATATCCACCGGCTGCTTCCCGAAAGCGGGCTGCATATCCTGGACGAGGCCTTCGTCCGAGTGCGCATCGCGCTCATGAGCGTGCCGGGACGCAAGCTTGAAGACATCCGGGACGTGCGCGCGCACCTGGTGCTTCTGCCCCAGTCGGCCGCCTTCCTGCGCGCCCATGGTATCCGGGGCCATGCGGCGGCGGACAGCGCCGGGGCGGCGGCGGATCTGGCGGCGCATCAAACCGAGGGCGAAGGGGTCCTCGCCTCGGCGCTCGCCGCCGAGATCCACGGGCTCGAGGTGCTGGCGCGAGATATCGAGGATCACGGCCACAACACGACACGCTTCCTGATCATGGGGCGCGACATCGACCTGACCCGGCGCGGGCCCGGTAAGATGATGACCACCTTCGTTTTCGAGGTGCGCAACATTCCGGCCGCGCTCTACAAGGCGATGGGCGGGTTCGCGACCAACGGCGTCAACATGACCAAGCTCGAAAGCTACATGATCGACGGGAATTTCACCGCGACCCGCTTCTATTCTGACGTGGAGGGGCACCCGGACGATCCGGGGCTGAAGCTCGCGCTGGAGGAACTGGGGTATTTCACGACGAACCTCGACATTCTCGGGGTCTATCCGGCCGACCCGCGTCGCAACGGCTGAGGTCGTTTAGTCGAGCTTCGCACAGGACTTGCGCCGCTTCGCCTCCGGCGAGGACGGCGCGGTGTCTCGCCCTGTGCGAGCCAGGATGGGGGCTTCGCCCCCGCTGCCTTCGGCAACTCCCCCAGAGTATTGGGAAAAGATGAAAGCTCAGAAGCCGCGGGCGTGGCAGCGTTCCTCGAGTT is a genomic window containing:
- a CDS encoding microcin C ABC transporter permease YejB; this encodes MGAYILRRLLLIIPTLFGIMVINFTLTQFVPGGPIEQIIARIEGEGDVFGAISGGGSDFGASVTSGESAQGGSEYVGARGLPADFIADLEREFGFDKPPVERFFTMIWNYMRLDFGQSYFRSIGVFELVAEKLPVSITLGLWSTLLSYVISIPLGIRKAVRDGSTFDTWTSGLIIVAYAIPGFLFAILLLVLFAGGTYWQIFPLRGLTSDNWESLSLVGKVADYFWHIALPVIASSISGFATLTLLTKNSFLDEIKKQYVITARAKGVKESRVLYGHVFRNAMLIVIAGFPALFVSVFFGGSLIIETIFSLDGLGRLGFEAAVARDYPVIFGTLFVFSLLGLLIGILSDLMYVFVDPRIDFEKREA
- a CDS encoding extracellular solute-binding protein, with translation MTPHASRRNDPRNPAPRGQAQAATRIFSDLRSVALTLALSGAVVLAGTIIARGQDAGQDAQTTVTHAYSNFGEVKYGPDFPHLDYVNPDAPKGGEISISSMGTFDSFNQYSRKGVPAALNTIGSEAILAATADDAYSAYCLLCTTMEYPEDLKWVTFNLRDDVTFSDGTPMTAEDVLYSFNLFLEQGITEYRAIVEGFIEGVEVLDPHTITFTFTDQAPIRERITFAGGTPVFSKAWFEETGQRLDESSDQPFMSTGAYVLDSFDYNRQIIYKRNPDYWGADHPLQIGQSNFDTIRVEYFADSQAAFEAFKAGAFTFREENSSLIWATGYENFPNLQDGHVIKTEFADGTVGTAQSFVFNLDRPTWQDKRVRDAIGMMFNFEWSNEALFYGLYSRVNSFWPGSELAATGTPSEAEVALLQPLVDEGLLDAAILAEEAPEPPVNAAAQNRPDRGMFRQAGALLAEAGWEPGSDGKLRKDGQMLDLVIVSYDPSFDRIINPYIENLQQLGVNAKLERVDTAQYVERRRAGEFDMVSHGFSMGFEPGIDLEQWFASKTADDSSRNLMRLRSEAVDKLIPAVVAAKDLDELQTAVHALDRVLRSIGFMVPQWFKPVYTVAYYDQYEHPENMPPYALGYMDFWWYDEAKHDALVAAGVLR
- a CDS encoding cytochrome c family protein, whose product is MFDTMTFTKAGAAVCAALLIFLFGNWAADSLYATASESHGEAAEGEEAHATQGYVIANLEASEAGGAEEEAGPSFEEVFASADAAAGESVFNKCKACHKVDGSNGTGPHLDGVVGRTVAAVDGFGYSDAMAAHGGEWTPEALDAFLENPRGDVPGTKMTYSGLKDIEDRANLIAWLATQN
- a CDS encoding prephenate dehydratase, with the protein product MAGKIAFQGDLGAYSHEACLAARPDHEPLPCATFEDVIAAVKSGEADLAMLPVENSTYGRVADIHRLLPESGLHILDEAFVRVRIALMSVPGRKLEDIRDVRAHLVLLPQSAAFLRAHGIRGHAAADSAGAAADLAAHQTEGEGVLASALAAEIHGLEVLARDIEDHGHNTTRFLIMGRDIDLTRRGPGKMMTTFVFEVRNIPAALYKAMGGFATNGVNMTKLESYMIDGNFTATRFYSDVEGHPDDPGLKLALEELGYFTTNLDILGVYPADPRRNG